One Nostoc sp. CENA543 genomic window, CCAGTTGGGTTTAACTGGTTGGGTGCGAAATCTTCCTGATGGACGCGTAGAAGCTGTATTTGAAGGGGCGCGGGAGGTTGTGGAAGATATACTACGCTGGTGTCACGCTGGCCCCCCTGCGGCAGTGGTGCAAGATGTTAAGGTTGAGTATGAACACCCGGAAGGCTTGCGGGGATTTGAAGTGAAGCGCGTTATTGAGTAAGAAAGCCGTCATTCAAACTTGTGCATCTTTCTACTGACAGGATCAAAACCCTTAGAAAAGCGGGTGCTGTCATCGTAATAAGCACCTGTTAAATCTGCTCCATACAACTTAGTGAGATTCAGTTTAGCACCGCGCAGATTTGCTTCATTCAATTTAACACCGCATAAATTCGCTCTAGTCAAATTAGCATTTGCTAAATTGGCTCGACTTAAGTCTGCTCCCCAAAGTTTAGCTCTCGCTAAGTTAGCACCACTCAAGTCTGCTCCCCATAAATTTATCCCTGGTAAATAAGCTCCTATCAACTTAGCTCGAATTAAGTTGGCGGCAGGAAAATATCTCTCCCCTGCTGTATAAAGCCTTTGAATATTCTCCGCATCCATAGATGATGTATGGCTGTTGACTAATGAGTAATGAGTGCTGAGTAATGAGTAATGAGTAATGAGTAATGAGTAATGAGTAATGAGTAATGACCATTGACTATTGACTCTTGACTATTAACCACTACTTTCCTCTACTCTACAACTAACACAGCTGAACCCTCAATTTCACCGCTACGCAGAGCATCTAAGGCTTCATTTGCTTGAATTAAGGGAAAGGCGTTAACTTCAGTATGTATGGGAACTTGCGGTGCTAAAGCTAGAAACTCTTCCCCATCTTGACGCGTCAAATTAGCTACAGACCTTAACACCCTTTCTTCCCAGAGAATACTGTAAGGGAAAGAGGGAATATCGCTCATATGAATTCCGGCACAAACCACCACACCACCTTTAGCCACAGCCCGTAAAGCCGCAGGTACAAGCTTCCCGACTGGTGCGAAAATAATGGCTGCATCAAGCGGTTCTGGCGGTAATACATCAGAGTCTCCCGCCCAGACTGCACCTAATTGAAGGGCAAATTCTTGTCCTGCAATATCACCAGAGCGAGTAAACGCAAATACTTGGCGATTTTGATGACGGGCGAGTTGAATGAGGATATGCGCCGATGAACCAAAACCGTAAAAACCCAACTTTTGCGCCTCCCCAGTCATTCTATAAGCACGGTAGCCAACCAAACCGCCACACAGCAAAGGCGCAACTTGCAAGTCGGAATAACTGGGATCTAGAGGGAAGGAAAAACGATGGTCAGCTACAGTATATTCCGCATAGCCACCGTCTAGATTATAACCTGTAAATTGAGCGCGATCGCACAAATTTTCCCGACGAGAAAGACAATAAGGGCAAGAATTGCAAGTATATCCCAGCCAAGGCACACCCACACGTTGCCCAATTTGGAAGTTATGAACATCACCTGCAATCCCCTCTACAGTACCAACAATTTGATGTCCCAAAATCAAAGGTAATTTAGGGTGTGTCAACTCCCCATCAACTATATGCAAATCAGTACGACACACAGCGCAAGCATGAACCCGAATCAGCAACTGTCCAGCATTCAAACTAGGTATTGGTACGTCAACTAATCGCAGTGGTTGACGCGGTGACTCCAAAATCATGGCACGCATATTAGGGAATGGGGAATTGGGCATTGGGCATTGGGCATTGGGAATGGGAAATGGGGACTGGGGAATGAATATTTCCCATATTAATTAAAGACTCATCTCCTGTTCATATAACCTCAGCACTATTTCCCCATGCCCAAAATTCTTTAATTTTGAATTTTGAATTTTGAATTGATTGCCCAATGTCCTATTTACGGAATATCTCAGCGAAAAATTGCTGCATTGCTTGCCAGGAACGTTGGTCAGCTATGGGGTTGTATTCTGCACCTTTAATTTCACCTTTGGCATCTGGGTTGGTGAAACTATGGACTGTCCGACCATAGGAAATTAATTGCCAGTCAACATTGCCTTGACGCATTTCCGTTTCAAAAGCTTTTAGCTGTGTTTCTGGGATAAACGGGTCATCAGCACCATGTAATACTAAGACTTTCGCTTTGATATTCTTCGCATCGCCGGGGTTGGGGGTGTCTAAGTTGCCGTGAAAACTTACCACTCCGGCAATATTCGCACCGCTACGCGCTAACTCTAAAACAGTTCCACCACCAAAACAATAACCAATGGCGGCAATACGTTTGACATCGGTCAGGGGATTTGATTGTAAAGCTTTTAACCCAGCGTTGGCTCTTGACCTTAATAAAGGTCGATTTTGACGGTATATTGTCGCCTGTTTACCTGATTCTTCCGTTGTTTTGGGTCTAATACCTTTACCGTAAATATCCGCAGCAAAAGCCACATAACCCATTTTTGCTAATTGTTCTGTGCGTCTTTTAGCGTAGGATTGTAGGCCATCCCATTCATGCACCACCAACACACCAGGACGTTTACCTTTAATGGCATCGTCATAGGCTAGATAGCCTTCTAAAACTGTATTCCCGTCTTTATATTCGATAGTTTTAGTTTGCAGTGCGGCTAAAGCCTGACCAGAAGCTAAAAGTACAGCTACAGGTGTCAGTAAAACAGAGAGGAGTAATTTCATTTCTCAGCACCCAAGGGTATATCGGTAATGATTATCTCTGGAAAATGGTCAAAAATATATACCGTTTCTGTGACTTTGTGCTAAGTGTTAACACAGTTGATTGCCGTTATCACTACATGAAAAATAGAAAAAAATTACATTACAATCGATTTTTATCCCTTCAACTGCTGCTCAAATAAAACCATGAGTGCAAATACTTCTATTCCTCAAAATCCCCTACTCAAAGGTTCTGGCTTACCTCCGTTTGATGACATCACGTCAAACCAAGTCATACCAGCCTTTGAGCAGCTGTTGGCAGAACTCGACCAACAACTTACTGCTTTAGAAGCTAATGTCCAACCCACTTGGAACGATTTAGTAGAACCCCTAGAACATCTGACTGAACAGCTGTCTTGGAGTTGGGGCATAGTGAATCATTTAATGGGCGTGAAAAATAGTCCAGAATTGCGTGAAGCTTATGAAACTGTACAACCCCAAGTTATACAGTTCATGAACAAACTAGGACAAAGTCAACCTATATATAATGCTTTTAAACAACTCCAGGCTAGTGATAGTTGGCAGACTTTAGAGTCAGCACAACAAAGAATTGTAGAAGCAGCTATTCGTGACGCTGAACTGTCTGGCGTGGGCTTAGAAGGGGAAGTACGGGAACGTTTCAACGCTATTCAAATGGAATTAGCAGAACTTTCTACCAAGTTCTCTAACCATGTCTTAGATGCTACCAAAGCCTTTAGTTTAACCCTGACCACTAAAGAAGAAGTTGACGGTTTACCCCAAAGCTTACTCAGTTTAGCCGCACAAGCAGCACGCGCAGCTGGCGAAGAAAACGCCACACCAGAAAATGGCCCCTGGCATATTACATTGGATTTCCCCAGTTACAGTCCTTTCATGCAGCACAGCACCCGCCGAGATTTGCGCGAAAAAATTTACAAAGCCTACATCACCCGTGCTGCATCTGGGGAGTTAGATAATCACCCCCTCATCGAAAGGATTTTGGAATTACGCCAAGAACTAGCGAATTTATTGGGTTTTGGGAATTTTGCCGAATTAAGTTTAGCTAGTAAAATGGCTCCCAATGTCGAGGCGGTGGAAGCACTCTTAGAAGAGTTGCGGAGTGTCAGTTATGACGCTGCTACCCAAGATTTAGCTGCACTCAAGGCTTTTGCTGCTGCTAAAGGTGCAGCCGAAGCCGAAGATTTGCGACACTGGGATTTGAGTTTTTGGGCGGAGAGACAACGGGAAGAAAAATTTGCTTTCACCGCCGAAGAATTACGCCCTTACTTTCCTCTTCCCCAAGTGTTAGCAGGCTTGTTTGGCTTAGTTAAGCGGTTATTCGGTATCACCGTCACTCCTGCTGACGGTCAAGCCCCAGTGTGGCACGAAGATGTCCGTTATTTCCAAATTGCTGATGAAACAGGTAGCCCCATTGCTTACTTTTATCTAGACCCCTACAGCCGTCCTGCTGAAAAGCGCGGTGGTGCTTGGATGGATGTCTGTATCAATCGCCGGAAAATTACGGACAATGGTGTAACGTCTATCCGCTTACCTGTGGCGTATTTAATTTGTAACCAAACGCCGCCAGTGGATGGTAAACCCAGCTTGATGACTTTCTATGAAGTGGAAACCCTATTCCACGAATTTGGTCACGGTTTGCATCATATGTTGACTAAGGTTGACTACAGTGGAGCATCAGGTATTAATAATGTCGAGTGGGATGCAGTGGAATTACCG contains:
- a CDS encoding acylphosphatase, whose translation is MPNPTPQAKLIRAHVLISGRVQGVGYRYATVDTASQLGLTGWVRNLPDGRVEAVFEGAREVVEDILRWCHAGPPAAVVQDVKVEYEHPEGLRGFEVKRVIE
- a CDS encoding pentapeptide repeat-containing protein; the protein is MDAENIQRLYTAGERYFPAANLIRAKLIGAYLPGINLWGADLSGANLARAKLWGADLSRANLANANLTRANLCGVKLNEANLRGAKLNLTKLYGADLTGAYYDDSTRFSKGFDPVSRKMHKFE
- a CDS encoding zinc-dependent alcohol dehydrogenase family protein is translated as MRAMILESPRQPLRLVDVPIPSLNAGQLLIRVHACAVCRTDLHIVDGELTHPKLPLILGHQIVGTVEGIAGDVHNFQIGQRVGVPWLGYTCNSCPYCLSRRENLCDRAQFTGYNLDGGYAEYTVADHRFSFPLDPSYSDLQVAPLLCGGLVGYRAYRMTGEAQKLGFYGFGSSAHILIQLARHQNRQVFAFTRSGDIAGQEFALQLGAVWAGDSDVLPPEPLDAAIIFAPVGKLVPAALRAVAKGGVVVCAGIHMSDIPSFPYSILWEERVLRSVANLTRQDGEEFLALAPQVPIHTEVNAFPLIQANEALDALRSGEIEGSAVLVVE
- a CDS encoding dienelactone hydrolase family protein, producing the protein MKLLLSVLLTPVAVLLASGQALAALQTKTIEYKDGNTVLEGYLAYDDAIKGKRPGVLVVHEWDGLQSYAKRRTEQLAKMGYVAFAADIYGKGIRPKTTEESGKQATIYRQNRPLLRSRANAGLKALQSNPLTDVKRIAAIGYCFGGGTVLELARSGANIAGVVSFHGNLDTPNPGDAKNIKAKVLVLHGADDPFIPETQLKAFETEMRQGNVDWQLISYGRTVHSFTNPDAKGEIKGAEYNPIADQRSWQAMQQFFAEIFRK
- a CDS encoding M3 family metallopeptidase, with product MSANTSIPQNPLLKGSGLPPFDDITSNQVIPAFEQLLAELDQQLTALEANVQPTWNDLVEPLEHLTEQLSWSWGIVNHLMGVKNSPELREAYETVQPQVIQFMNKLGQSQPIYNAFKQLQASDSWQTLESAQQRIVEAAIRDAELSGVGLEGEVRERFNAIQMELAELSTKFSNHVLDATKAFSLTLTTKEEVDGLPQSLLSLAAQAARAAGEENATPENGPWHITLDFPSYSPFMQHSTRRDLREKIYKAYITRAASGELDNHPLIERILELRQELANLLGFGNFAELSLASKMAPNVEAVEALLEELRSVSYDAATQDLAALKAFAAAKGAAEAEDLRHWDLSFWAERQREEKFAFTAEELRPYFPLPQVLAGLFGLVKRLFGITVTPADGQAPVWHEDVRYFQIADETGSPIAYFYLDPYSRPAEKRGGAWMDVCINRRKITDNGVTSIRLPVAYLICNQTPPVDGKPSLMTFYEVETLFHEFGHGLHHMLTKVDYSGASGINNVEWDAVELPSQFMENWCYERTTLFSMAQHYETGEPLPEHYYQKLLAARNYMSGSAILRQIHFSSVDIELHSRYRPGGKETAADVRHRVAKTTTVLPPLPEDAFLCAFGHIFEGGYAAGYYSYKWAEVLSADAFAAFEEAGLEDEEAIKATGRRYRDTVLALGGSQHPMQVFQSFRGRQPSTASLLRHNGLLNGR